The genomic interval TTCGGCCGGGTCGTGCGCCCGGGTCGGGGTGATGGTGAGCGGTGACCGAGGGGTCGTAGGAGACGCCCCAGCCGGCGGCTGCCAGGTCGTAGGCGAGGAGGGTTTCCTCCGCGCCGAAGAAGAGCAGCGGGTGATAGCCCCCGACTTCCAGGTAGGCCTGTCTGCGTACGACGCAGGCACAGCCGAGGAAGCCCAGAACGGGGCGGCCCGGCAGGCCGGGTTCGGGGGGAAGGGGCGAATGCGCCAGCAGGTCGTTCAGCGGGTCCTCCCGCTCGTCGGGGCCCACCAGGCTGCGGGCCGCCAGCAGGCCCAGGTGCGGATAGGTGTCGAGGAGGTCGGCGGCGCGCCGCAGGGAGCCGGACCCCCACCAGGAGTCGTCGTCGCTGAAGGCGACGTACGGAGTCGTGGCGTGGCGTACGGCCAGGTTGCGGCCCAGCGCCCCGGTATTGCGGCCGGGCTGCAGCACCCTGGCGCCGATGCGGTGGGCGCGGAGAGCAGAGGTCACCGCGGGGTCGTCGCCGTTGTCGACGACCACGACGGGCGGCCGCTCGGGCAGCTCGGCCAGCCGGTCGAGGGTACGCAGGGCGCCTGCCGCCCGGTTCCTGGTGATCATGGCGACGGTCGTCCGGGCGTCGGTCTGTTCAGCGGTCCCGCTGGAACGCTCACCCACGGCGGTTCACCTCCATGACCCCGTCCGGCACGCTCCGGTGCTCCGCCCGCCCGCGGCGGACCTGGCCCAGGACGGAGGCGAGCACCTCGACGGTGCCGATCCGCAGGAGCGCGGGGTCCGGAACGGCGCCGTGCGGGTCGCCCGGCGGGCCCGGGTGCCACAGGGCCGTGTGCCGCGGGCCGGGCGGCGGCCCCCACAGACGGGGCGCCACGGGGCCGAACAGGGTCACCGACGGCGTGCCGTGGGCGACGGCGAGATGGGCGGGCCCGGTGTCACCGCTGAGGAGGCAGACGGCGTCGGCCACCAGGGCGGACAGCTCCGCGAACGGCAGCCCACCGGACAGGGCGTCCCGCCGTCCGATGCCCGCGGCCCTGGCCAGGTCCGTGACCAGTCCGTCCTCCCCCGGCCCGCCGGTGACCACGACGCGGCAGCCTGCCGCCAGCAGGCGGCGCACGACGGTCGCGTAGTGACGGACCGGCCAGCGTCGGGCGGCCGCTTCGGCGCCCGGGTGCACCACGACGGCGCCGGGGGCCGGCGAGGGGCCGACGGGCGACGGCAGCCGGACATCGGTCGGATCGGCCTTGATGCCGTACGCCTCCAGGAGTCGGCACCAGCGTTCACGCTCGTGATCCTCCCGCCGCCATACGGGCGGCGCGGCCGGCGCCCCGGGCGCGGAAGGGGAGGCGTACGCGATGATGCGGCGCGGTCCGAGGGCGGAGAGCGCGGCGAGGCTCTCGGGTCCGTTGCCGTGCAGGTCGACGGCGACATCCGGCGGGCCCCCGTGCCAGCCGGTGAGGGTGGGGACCCCGCGTCCGGGCGCCTGGGCCGGAAGGATGCCGTCGACGGCTCCTGTCGCCAGGGCCGCGTCCCGCAACGGGGCGGGGACGGCGAGCACGATCTCGTGACCGGGGTAGGCACGGCGCAGCGCTCTCAGGGCAGGCACAGCGGTGAGCAGGTCACCGAGCCCGAGGGCGCGCAGGACGAGTACCCGGGGGCGGGCGGCGGACATGGCTGTCACCTTTCGGCCGCACGGGCGCGGCCGGCGGGCCGCTCCGCCGGGTCGAGTGCCGCCTTGGCCGCGAGTTCGGTGGTGGAACGGCCGTCGAGGTAGGGCAGCAGGACGACCTCCCCGCCCCAGCTGCCCACCAGCGGCGCCTCGGGAAGCTGAGCGAGTGCGTAGTCCCCGCCCTTGGCCCAGATGTGGGGGCGCAGCTCCTTCAGTAGCCGCTCGGGGGTGTCCTCGTCGAAGACCGCGACCGCGTCGACACAGCTCAGGGCCCGGAGGACCCGGACGCGGTCGGCGACCGGCACGAGCGGCCTGGTCGCGCCCTTGCGCCGGCGGACGGACGCGTCGGAGTTGACGCACACGATGAGGCAGTCGCCGATGCGCCGTGCCTCTTGGAGCAGAGCGACGTGGCCCGCGTGCAGCAGGTCG from Streptomyces sp. CA-278952 carries:
- a CDS encoding glycosyltransferase family 2 protein, translated to MITRNRAAGALRTLDRLAELPERPPVVVVDNGDDPAVTSALRAHRIGARVLQPGRNTGALGRNLAVRHATTPYVAFSDDDSWWGSGSLRRAADLLDTYPHLGLLAARSLVGPDEREDPLNDLLAHSPLPPEPGLPGRPVLGFLGCACVVRRQAYLEVGGYHPLLFFGAEETLLAYDLAAAGWGVSYDPSVTAHHHPDPGARPGRTALLRRNALLTAWLRRPAHVALRHTLELGIATFLREDGAATALRGALARAPRAVRQRRRLPARTEQRVRVLERHARATRKGLSRAAERGTAV
- a CDS encoding glycosyltransferase family 9 protein, yielding MSAARPRVLVLRALGLGDLLTAVPALRALRRAYPGHEIVLAVPAPLRDAALATGAVDGILPAQAPGRGVPTLTGWHGGPPDVAVDLHGNGPESLAALSALGPRRIIAYASPSAPGAPAAPPVWRREDHERERWCRLLEAYGIKADPTDVRLPSPVGPSPAPGAVVVHPGAEAAARRWPVRHYATVVRRLLAAGCRVVVTGGPGEDGLVTDLARAAGIGRRDALSGGLPFAELSALVADAVCLLSGDTGPAHLAVAHGTPSVTLFGPVAPRLWGPPPGPRHTALWHPGPPGDPHGAVPDPALLRIGTVEVLASVLGQVRRGRAEHRSVPDGVMEVNRRG